A region of Mauremys mutica isolate MM-2020 ecotype Southern chromosome 2, ASM2049712v1, whole genome shotgun sequence DNA encodes the following proteins:
- the PDK4 gene encoding pyruvate dehydrogenase kinase, isozyme 4, with amino-acid sequence MRAARIALRSAAPLAAGGVSGRAPREVERFSRYSPSPLSIQQFLDFGSSNGCERTSFAFLRQELSVRLANILREIDLLPDQLLSTPSVQMVKSWYIQSLMELVEFHQKNPEDHRVLSDFIDTLVIVRNRHHDVVPIMAQGVIEYQDTFRVDLVTNQNIQYFLDRFYMNRISIRMLINQHTLLFDDNTNSGHQQHIGSIDPCCDVVGVVNDAFESSRRLCDQYYLASPELSLIQVNGRVPGQPIHIVYVPSHLFHILFELFKNAMRATVEHQENNSSLSPVKVTVVLGNEDLTIKISDTGGGVPLRKINLLFSYMYSTAPRPVMDDSRNAPLAGFGYGLPISRLYAKYFQGDLNLYSVPGYGTDAVIYLKALSTESIEKLPVFNKSAFKRYQMATEADDWCIPSKPKNSVRQSAAM; translated from the exons ATGAGAGCCGCGCGGATCGCcctgcgcagcgccgcccctctGGCGGCGGGCGGGGTCAGCGGGCGCGCGCCGCGCGAGGTGGAGCGCTTCTCCCGCTACTCGCCCTCCCCGCTCTCCATCCAACAGTTCCTGGACTTCG GTTCAAGTAATGGATGTGAAAGAACCTCTTTTGCATTTTTGAGGCAAGAACTTTCTGTGAGGCTAGCAAATATCCTGAGAGAAATTGACCTGCTTCCTGATCAGTTACTGAGCACTCCATCAGTACAGATGGTAAAAAGCTG GTACATTCAGAGTCTAATGGAGCTAGTTGAGTTCCATCAAAAAAACCCAGAGGACCACAGGGTTTTATCTGA CTTTATAGATACACTTGTTATAGTCCGAAATAGACACCATGATGTTGTTCCTATAATGGCGCAAGGAGTAATTGAATACCAAGACACCTTTAGAGTGGACCTAGTCACCAATCAAAATATTCAATACTTCTTGGATCGATTTTACATGAATCGTATATCCATCCGGATGCTAATAAACCAACACA CACTTCTTTTTGATGACAATACCAACTCGGGTCACCAACAGCACATTGGGAGCATTGATCCATGCTGTGATGTGGTGGGAGTGGTGAATG ATGCTTTTGAAAGTTCCCGGAGACTCTGTGACCAGTATTACTTAGCTTCTCCAGAATTAAGTCTTATTCAAGTGAATG gAAGAGTGCCAGGACAACCCATTCACATTGTTTATGTTCCTTCCCACCTCTTCCATATACTGTTTGAGCTCTTCAAG AATGCCATGAGGGCAACAGTTGAACATCAGGAGAACAATTCTTCCCTTTCTCCAGTTAAAGTGACTGTCGTTCTAGGAAATGAAGACCTGACAATTAAG ataTCTGACACAGGAGGTGGTGTTCCATTGAGGAAAATCAATCTCCTGTTTAGCTACATGTATTCCACAGCACCGAGACCAGTGATGGATGACTCTCGTAATGCTCCTTTG GCTGGTTTTGGGTATGGCTTGCCAATTTCTCGTCTATATGCCAAATACTTTCAAGGAGACTTGAATCTATATTCTGTACCAGGTTATGGAACAGATGCTGTTATCTACCTGAAG gcTCTTTCAACAGAATCAATAGAAAAGCTCCCTGTGTTCAACAAGTCTGCCTTTAAGCGTTATCAAATGGCTACAGAGGCAGATGATTGGTGTATCCCAAGTAAACCAAAAAACTCAGTGAGGCAAAGTGCAGCCATGTGA